From Pseudorasbora parva isolate DD20220531a chromosome 14, ASM2467924v1, whole genome shotgun sequence:
atatcatgaatgctgggtctcatttgttttctgagaatctactgaacctactggtaacttgtttgccacgtagcaataaaaaaatatacgaaaaaccttgattattctggttagtcacattgtactgctattattttgaacaatactgtataaatGTGCAGTCGTGAGGGGTCCAcgggacaggtttgagaaccattGCTGTAAAGAGTCCACTTTCAACCCCTTCCAGAGATAGTGTATGGTGTTCCAATAGCCATAAAAGACTGCCTACTCTCTGTCTACGGTCCTAATgcgtaaacattatgggaagcgcGTTAGCCAGACGAGATTTCTACTTTGCCAGCTGAAGACCCGAGTTTGGTTTCGAGACGAAAAAcgtaccaagcacaatgttctcttaccattcctgatttctaacactcAGAGCGCTCGGCATGGTCTTTtggctgtcagagcagaaagCAAAGCTGCTGCTCTCGTTATGTTTTTCTGTCGTCTCCAGTCACGCTCATATGTAAATTGCGTGAGCTTATTTCGTCCATTAGATCGAAAGATAAACAAAAcgccaggtgtaaacaggaccTATGATTTCCAGCTACATCAAGCAGACAAAAACCTGTTTGGTGGAATTTATGCTACATTTTCAGAGATGTGCGATTACCATATTGTGAGAGACACTTCCTGTTCTCAGCCCTGCGGCAGGCGTCTCAAACATTCCCAAAGTTTCCTGCTTCCGGGAGAGCTGGTTCTCATTCAGCTGCTTGTTCAGCCAAGTTATTACTATATGAAAgcagaaaaatacatttaaaataatataatatctaACAAATtatattccattaaaataagatatatttttattagggccgggactcgattaaaaaaatgaatctaattaattagaggctttgtaattaattaatcgaaattaatcgcattttaattgcatataaatatttgacctgagaacaatgagaagtaatttttcacatgtatttttagtataccattgaataatgactgaatacataagcttaatcaacaaaatattgtttatttatttcagtccagcagaccagcgcaatgtttgccattaagtttagcaaaagcatacttgtgatatttgaggctcgatgtgctgcggtgatacgcaaattccttgttgtatagcttgcacacaaccgtgctcttgtcgacgcttccattctttcgtttttttaaacaaaatttcccatcaacggggccgagcaaagcggtctcatccatggtctcatcagcttcttcgttcatgttcgcTCATGCCCTGCggctcaatcagctccctagttcactagtcagggcactgatcaggacataagtcaatgggctgactcccctgatcagtgccctgactagtgaactagggagctgattgagacgcacccatggtttgttattgtcgtgactccggagcgctagttggtgttctagtataatcggtccgtcgaaactcattcattgaaaaacgttccgcggtgcaaaaataagtgtggttaattattttatttttttgcgtaattaattaacgcgttaaagtcccggccctaatttttatatattctaTTAAGATCTATTAAAATAGATCAAtttaaaatacatacatttttaaaaataaataaacatataaattaaactCACCGTTCTCATTGGTTTTTAACACTTCCCTGCTCTCGTCCAGTTTCTGAATTGTAGCTTCCAATTGCTCCTTTAATTTTGTTGCctagaaacaacaaaaagtgtTGGTAAATTGTTGGATGTTCTGGCATCATGCGCTGCGAGCACATTTGGGGTTGATGCGGTACCTCTTCCTCTTTCTGTCGGAGCCGTTGTTGGGCGTCCTGCAGTTCTCGCTGCTCCCGCTGCAGTTTCTCCGTAGTTTCCTGCAGGATCTTTTCTTGAGACACGGTCACTGTGTTCTTCACCTTGATCTTCCCCACCAGAGCCTTCAGATCCCCCTGGAGCTTCTTGATGATGCCGTTCGCCTGCAATCGTGAGGACACCATTAATCAGTCTCTATACAGGCTTTCTGCAGATCTGATGAAGGTACATTTAAGACCAAATACAGAAAATGGAAGGGAACGTCAACATGTTCTCTAAATGAGAAGCACAAGCAGTTGTATTACCAACACTTCAGAGTTTGAACTTCCAAAAGATATTCATtactttttcattcattttacaaaaaatattgttCCTTGTGTCTTCTGATCGCACTGCAAAATAAGatgttcttcctcagtatttttgtcttgttttccgtGCAGATGTCTAAAGACTCTTAAATCACGATGCGTTTACCGGAGATACAAAAATGACATTAAACATGAAGTCTTGTTTTCTGTGAAATTTATCAAAAAGAATTGAGAACAAATCTGCCAATGAGCTCATAAAAAATTCTGCTTTGATAATTAAttgacagatatttgttcttgttttaaaacCAACTGACTTAAAGTAATTTGTacagattttatttaacattgtaTCTTCAGTAACTGTATCTTGATTTGAAATTGTTTAGTTATTTGtattggacaaaaatactgaggaagatttatatattttttgcaatgcatgcaaCATTTCATGCCATGACTTGATGAAGAAGACTCTCAGCTCTGATTTAAGAgctttttaatgtaatttgtgTGAGGGTGAATTAAGACTTTTTTAGGACCCGCAGAAACCCTGGTATAAATAATTAACGGTTAAAATCGGACGCAAACCTTGATGAGCTCCTCCGACAGGGATTTTACTGTGGTCTCCAGCTTGCCAATCTGAAGTTGCTTACTTTCTGCAGTTCCTTCAACAGAGTTctagcaaacaaacaattcaaataaatattaaatgaataaatataattcatcctgtaataaaaaaaaaagacaattggtgtattattattattttttaaacagaaaaatatgTGCAGAAATGTGCTGACCTTCTGCTGCTGGGTGGCTTCCAGCACCTCTTTGGTCCGCAGCACGAGCATGTCTTTATCTTTGATCTCCTGCTCTAAGACGGCCACTCGCGTCTGCAGCTGGTTGACGAGACGCTCTCTCTCGTGGCATTCGGTGTCAAGGCTGCTGTTCTCTCTCCTCAACGACAGAACCTGCTGCTTCGACCGCTGACACTCCTGGACAAACACCACAAAGTTATACCATCAGATTTTCTTGTGATTTCCAGGACACATGCTTCTAAATAAATATCCCACCTCTTCCAGGCTGGCCAGTTTGGCTTTAAGGTCTCGAATGGTGGAGTCGCTCTTGTATTTCTTGTCGGTGAGCTCCCTGTTTGCTGTTTCCAGCTCAGAGACTTTGGTTTGGAGCTGCTGGGTGCTTCTGTGATGAGACGACTCAAGTTCCTGTCGCAGCTGTTCGTTCTGCTGCTGAAGGCGCGTTTGTGTCTAATAGTACAATTAAACAAAACATCAGTGTCTTTTTGAAgagataaaattataaataaatataaaagctATATCAAGCGAATCTCGAGTGCCTTCAGCAGTGAAATGCCCATGTGAGCCTATGGATGTCAGATCACCTCCAGAGCCTGTTCACGCTCCGCTGTGAGATCCTGCATGTGTCTGCTGGACAGAGACGTCGTTTGGGACGTCCATTCAGACCGGAGTTTGTCCAATTCTCGACTTTTCTCAGACAGGGTCtggagaagagaaaaaaaagttcatAATTACTGGTtcgtaataaataattaaattaatctaTATAAATATTATCCAACCAAAATGGTTAATACATAATATTATTATGATCATAATTACTATTACACAGATCAGGCACAACATTATGACTTAATATTTTGTTTGTCCCCTTttactgccaaaacagccctgacctgtcgagacatggactccactagacccctgaaagtGTGCTGTGGTGCTgtgcagcagatcctttaagtcctgtaagctgGGAgttgggcctccatggattggactggtttgttcagcacatcccacagatgctcgattggattgagatctggggaatttggaggccaagtcaacacctcagactcgttgttgtgctcctcaaatcattcctgaaccatttttgctttgtggcagggcacaccGCATGCTTAGAGagaccacagccaccagggaataccgtttccatgaaagggtgtacatggtcggcaacaatgcttaggcaggtggtacgtgtcaaagtaacccACATGGAtgacaggacccaaggtttcccagcagaacattgcccaaagcatcacactgcctccgccggcttgccttcttcccaagTGCATCCTGGAGCCATGTGTTCTCCAGGTAAGTGATGCACctgcacccggccatccacgtgatgtgaAAGAAAGCGTGATTCAGACCAGGCCACCATCTTCCATTGTTCCgaggtccagttctgatg
This genomic window contains:
- the sass6 gene encoding spindle assembly abnormal protein 6 homolog — translated: MTELLFNKRLQVQVKNRETDERRSVIRISIELQTSSNPVHRKDLIVRLTDDTDLYFLYNLVISEEDFQSLKVQQGLLIDFTSFPQKFIDLLEQCISEQDRESPRFLLQLTSASSAFDHSPSNLNIVETNAFKHLTHLSLKLLPGSDTDIKKYLATCLSTVKEEKQQLEQKLRKTEEDLTRQLNYAQQTLSEKSRELDKLRSEWTSQTTSLSSRHMQDLTAEREQALETQTRLQQQNEQLRQELESSHHRSTQQLQTKVSELETANRELTDKKYKSDSTIRDLKAKLASLEEECQRSKQQVLSLRRENSSLDTECHERERLVNQLQTRVAVLEQEIKDKDMLVLRTKEVLEATQQQKNSVEGTAESKQLQIGKLETTVKSLSEELIKANGIIKKLQGDLKALVGKIKVKNTVTVSQEKILQETTEKLQREQRELQDAQQRLRQKEEEATKLKEQLEATIQKLDESREVLKTNENVITWLNKQLNENQLSRKQETLGMFETPAAGLRTGSVSHNMLDSKGFPSSLGQGFPITSTINSKYPLTFSCVSSGPRSVLTLHNQTSGPKVQFNPMSAKPSSAEVSPSTLAQPSNKENGEPVGLDSKYFERRDDSIPLRGLLPSMHLNREVPKPLSSAGVKAPSAAASAYFPG